A window of Paenibacillus sp. 19GGS1-52 contains these coding sequences:
- a CDS encoding efflux RND transporter permease subunit, which produces MNWLTKWSFGNKGAVGLLVVMALIVGGLSYTSLPMEFMPEADNPQVTVTVLGPGQDAQSMETNVTKPIEAATALVKGKTEQQSTSGDGYAKVDIYFEGTTNMKDAAQEVQKAVDSLQFPEGVMDPFVLQLNTSMIPISQVTLSFDEGLTKDNLELAENKIIPEFQKIKGVSNVALYGKVDPQVKVKLDPKLMADKGVSSTQVMGLLQGRNVSASLGEQTIGGQTGNVNVISTIDSIDTLKKLPVVPGVALQDIAAVTLKQDQQSVSRSNGKDVLFAVITKEANANAVDVGDEVQATVDKINDTEKNAEVAVVFSTSDMVVTSVNSMMREVLLGALFATIVILLFLRNIRATLITAISIPLSLAVTLYLLNISGITLNIITLGGVAVAVGRLVDDSIVVIENIYRRLQKEPFSREMIISATGEVARAITSSTIATVAVFLPMGLLRGGLQDFLLPFALTVTYSLLTSLVVALTVVPLLSAVLLRKSSMKEHEPSKWFTRFLSWNLQRKWVTLSLGLILLIGSIAAYVSMPKAALDASDASYVSIQLNYPNDVPVTEVMKKGKQLEQELMQQPQAETVLMQSGNSADSAKWGSVTSVTLVDFTVVMKKDADAQAFIDYVRGAAKSYTGATLTANEASMMGSGSTNEYIDIVGDDLAAVTSVAQEVAAKVKTVKGVQKVSSNMEDTKPVFAFNVDPTQANAQEISMQLGGMLRAIPLGQMELDGSPTTVILDPLVEPKTQQDLEGITLMTASGPQPLSQLATLKVSNEPAMLYHKDGKPYVRITADVDPKKVSEIGADIAKQTDSMKLPEGVTLYAGGASVDQSGDFNDLGMTALISIGLVYLIMVLTFKTLRAPLAIMFSLPLAAIGAIVGLIVSGVTPDFTALFGALMLIGIVVTNAIVLVDRIKHNEERMSVREAILEAAGTRMRPILMTAIATICAMLPLLFGHPEQGSIVSQSLAIVVIGGLTAATLLTLIVVPAIYELFYFRKSARERKGVVKAEVEAL; this is translated from the coding sequence ATGAATTGGTTAACCAAATGGTCGTTTGGAAACAAGGGTGCGGTAGGGTTGTTAGTCGTGATGGCGTTAATAGTGGGGGGATTAAGTTATACCTCGCTGCCGATGGAATTTATGCCGGAGGCGGATAATCCGCAGGTTACCGTAACTGTACTGGGGCCCGGACAGGATGCCCAATCGATGGAGACGAACGTCACTAAGCCGATTGAGGCGGCCACTGCATTGGTGAAGGGCAAGACAGAGCAGCAGTCGACTTCCGGAGATGGATATGCGAAGGTCGATATTTATTTTGAAGGTACAACCAATATGAAGGATGCTGCGCAGGAAGTTCAAAAAGCTGTTGATTCCTTACAATTCCCTGAGGGCGTGATGGACCCCTTCGTCCTGCAATTGAACACTTCGATGATTCCGATTTCCCAGGTGACTCTTTCGTTTGATGAAGGATTAACTAAGGATAACCTGGAGCTTGCGGAGAACAAGATTATTCCTGAGTTTCAGAAGATTAAAGGAGTATCCAATGTGGCTTTATACGGAAAAGTGGACCCGCAAGTCAAGGTTAAGCTTGATCCGAAATTAATGGCCGACAAAGGTGTATCTTCAACGCAGGTCATGGGCTTGCTCCAGGGGCGCAATGTATCGGCTTCGCTTGGAGAGCAGACGATCGGCGGGCAGACGGGTAATGTAAACGTGATTTCTACCATTGATAGTATCGATACCTTGAAAAAGCTTCCTGTAGTCCCTGGAGTTGCTTTGCAGGATATTGCTGCGGTGACCTTAAAGCAGGATCAGCAAAGCGTTAGCCGCTCGAACGGCAAAGATGTGCTGTTCGCAGTGATAACTAAAGAAGCTAATGCGAATGCGGTCGATGTCGGCGATGAAGTGCAGGCTACAGTGGACAAAATTAATGATACCGAAAAAAATGCAGAGGTAGCCGTAGTGTTCAGTACCTCAGACATGGTTGTCACTTCGGTGAATAGTATGATGCGAGAAGTATTGCTCGGTGCTTTATTTGCGACTATCGTAATTCTGTTATTCTTGCGCAACATACGGGCAACACTCATTACAGCAATATCCATCCCGCTGTCACTAGCTGTCACCTTGTACTTACTGAATATCTCTGGCATAACATTAAATATTATCACACTCGGGGGTGTAGCCGTTGCGGTTGGGCGTCTGGTTGATGATAGCATCGTGGTTATTGAGAATATATACCGCAGATTGCAGAAAGAACCCTTCTCTCGTGAAATGATAATTAGTGCTACTGGGGAAGTAGCCAGAGCCATTACTTCATCGACCATTGCAACGGTCGCCGTGTTCCTGCCCATGGGTCTTTTACGCGGTGGTTTACAGGACTTCCTGCTTCCGTTTGCGCTAACGGTTACCTACTCCTTGCTCACCTCGCTGGTGGTGGCGTTAACCGTTGTTCCTCTGCTAAGCGCAGTTCTGCTGCGGAAGTCTTCTATGAAAGAGCATGAGCCATCCAAGTGGTTTACCCGCTTCCTGAGTTGGAATCTTCAGCGTAAATGGGTAACGTTGTCTTTGGGGCTCATCTTGCTTATCGGTTCAATTGCTGCCTATGTATCAATGCCCAAGGCTGCACTGGATGCATCTGATGCCAGTTATGTATCGATTCAGCTGAACTACCCAAATGATGTTCCCGTTACTGAGGTTATGAAGAAAGGGAAGCAGCTGGAACAGGAGTTGATGCAGCAGCCACAGGCCGAAACCGTTCTGATGCAGTCCGGCAACAGTGCCGATTCGGCGAAGTGGGGAAGTGTTACCTCGGTGACGTTGGTTGACTTCACGGTTGTCATGAAAAAGGATGCAGATGCACAAGCCTTTATTGACTATGTCCGCGGTGCAGCGAAGTCTTATACTGGCGCTACCTTAACCGCTAACGAAGCCAGTATGATGGGCTCAGGCTCAACCAATGAATACATCGATATTGTCGGTGATGATCTGGCCGCTGTGACTTCGGTCGCCCAAGAGGTTGCGGCTAAAGTGAAGACAGTGAAAGGCGTTCAAAAGGTCAGCAGCAATATGGAGGATACCAAGCCTGTATTTGCTTTCAATGTTGACCCTACACAGGCTAACGCACAGGAAATCTCGATGCAGCTAGGCGGAATGTTAAGAGCTATTCCGCTGGGACAGATGGAGCTGGATGGATCGCCAACAACAGTGATATTAGACCCTCTTGTAGAGCCGAAGACACAGCAGGATTTAGAAGGAATTACACTGATGACCGCCAGTGGCCCGCAGCCATTGTCTCAATTGGCAACCCTGAAGGTTAGCAATGAGCCAGCTATGTTGTACCATAAAGACGGCAAGCCTTATGTCAGAATTACTGCAGATGTCGATCCGAAGAAGGTTTCGGAGATCGGTGCGGACATTGCCAAGCAAACAGATAGTATGAAACTTCCCGAAGGAGTAACTTTATATGCAGGTGGAGCCTCCGTCGATCAATCAGGCGACTTCAACGACCTGGGAATGACAGCACTGATCTCTATCGGTTTGGTCTACCTAATCATGGTGCTGACTTTCAAAACGCTGCGCGCACCACTGGCTATTATGTTCTCCCTGCCACTTGCAGCGATAGGGGCTATTGTTGGCTTGATCGTCTCAGGTGTTACACCAGACTTTACCGCATTGTTCGGAGCGCTAATGTTAATCGGGATCGTGGTCACGAATGCGATTGTGCTGGTAGACCGGATCAAGCATAACGAGGAGCGCATGAGTGTCCGTGAAGCGATTCTCGAAGCGGCGGGAACGCGGATGCGTCCGATCCTCATGACGGCTATTGCCACGATATGTGCCATGCTCCCATTGCTGTTCGGACATCCCGAGCAGGGCAGCATCGTTTCGCAAAGTCTGGCGATTGTAGTCATCGGCGGTTTAACCGCCGCAACGCTGTTGACGCTGATTGTCGTACCGGCTATATATGAACTGTTCTACTTCCGTAAATCGGCTAGAGAGCGCAAAGGAGTTGTTAAGGCAGAAGTTGAGGCGCTTTAG
- a CDS encoding L-rhamnose mutarotase, translated as MSSNKLAWTWKVKEECLEEYVAMHLNPWTEILEEHSKAGISNYSIFQNGNQFFYCFECEDTEAAFAYIAQSEACNRWNDITSKMVEGSFDFNEETPMVPLREVFYLK; from the coding sequence ATGAGCAGCAACAAACTGGCTTGGACATGGAAGGTAAAGGAAGAATGTCTGGAAGAGTACGTGGCAATGCACTTGAACCCTTGGACAGAAATATTGGAGGAACACAGCAAAGCCGGGATTTCTAATTATTCCATCTTTCAGAATGGCAATCAATTTTTTTACTGCTTTGAATGTGAAGATACGGAAGCGGCTTTTGCTTACATCGCTCAGAGTGAGGCCTGCAACAGATGGAATGATATTACCTCGAAGATGGTCGAGGGCTCCTTTGATTTCAATGAGGAAACGCCTATGGTACCACTGCGTGAGGTATTTTATCTGAAGTAA
- a CDS encoding cation:proton antiporter, with the protein MEFIFYLMLILLFTKLAGDLSVRLGQPAVLGKLIVGIVLGPAVLGWIQNGEFIHYISEIGVLLLMFIAGLETDLDQLRKNWKSAFAVAVGGIVLPFLGGLAIGELFGFAYYNALFMGVLLSATSVSISVQVLKDMNKLNSREGSTILGAAVVDDILVVILLAVLMSFFGTGAEISLGLLIGKKVLFFVVAIAAGWFLVPWVMKWLAPLRVTEATITAALVICFTFAYFAELMGMAGIIGAFAAGIAISQTSFKHTVEEKLEPIAYSIFVPVFFVSIGLSVSFAGVGSQIGFVIALTLVAVVTKMLGGGLGARLTGFNNRSSAIIGSGMISRGEVALIIAATGLQSGLLLPEYFTSVIIVVIVTTLVTPPLLKYMFREPAKQGSE; encoded by the coding sequence ATGGAGTTTATTTTTTATCTTATGCTGATCTTGCTGTTCACCAAGCTTGCTGGAGATTTATCTGTACGGCTAGGACAGCCTGCGGTGTTGGGCAAGCTGATTGTCGGCATTGTGCTAGGACCGGCAGTGTTGGGTTGGATTCAAAACGGAGAGTTTATTCACTACATCTCAGAGATTGGTGTGCTGCTGCTGATGTTTATCGCCGGTCTGGAGACAGATCTGGATCAGCTGCGTAAGAACTGGAAATCAGCCTTTGCCGTAGCGGTTGGAGGTATCGTACTACCCTTTCTGGGAGGTTTAGCCATTGGGGAACTGTTTGGCTTTGCCTACTATAACGCTTTATTTATGGGTGTCCTGCTGAGTGCGACCTCTGTCAGTATATCCGTGCAGGTACTGAAGGATATGAACAAGCTCAACTCTCGTGAAGGCTCTACCATTCTGGGAGCCGCCGTGGTGGACGATATATTGGTAGTCATTTTGCTAGCTGTATTAATGAGCTTTTTCGGGACAGGAGCGGAAATATCTCTAGGTCTGCTCATCGGCAAAAAAGTGTTGTTCTTTGTAGTCGCCATTGCTGCTGGCTGGTTCCTTGTGCCTTGGGTGATGAAATGGCTGGCTCCGCTGAGGGTAACAGAAGCAACCATCACGGCGGCCTTGGTGATCTGTTTTACTTTTGCGTACTTCGCCGAACTGATGGGAATGGCCGGGATTATCGGTGCTTTTGCCGCGGGGATTGCCATCTCACAAACGTCTTTCAAGCATACCGTAGAAGAGAAGCTCGAACCGATCGCATATTCCATTTTTGTACCCGTATTTTTTGTGAGCATCGGACTCAGTGTTTCTTTTGCCGGCGTAGGAAGTCAGATCGGTTTCGTTATCGCGCTTACCCTTGTGGCAGTCGTGACCAAAATGCTGGGTGGCGGACTGGGTGCGCGGCTTACCGGCTTTAATAACCGCTCCTCGGCAATTATTGGCTCAGGAATGATCTCGCGGGGTGAAGTGGCTTTGATTATTGCTGCGACAGGGCTGCAGAGCGGACTATTGCTTCCGGAATATTTCACCTCCGTTATTATTGTAGTGATTGTAACTACACTGGTAACACCACCACTATTAAAGTATATGTTTCGCGAGCCTGCCAAGCAGGGTTCTGAATGA
- a CDS encoding ABC transporter permease, which produces MNNILTIGLNMVKRIIGSRRGILTFIILPSIVLAGVVSVTGSMGENPAIVLYTNMDNGAGGKHLLAELESTGDYKLVQKTDEAVLKESIIGQTGEAGVMIPAGYTSELLAGKQPQISLYELKTTETSIMVKMKTNAIADEMLSTATLIRSADGGSTDPEAQFAAILAKTEQHSVGSIRTDYNLYPREGLGVVVGLTLMFLMGLVTSSVSIIMDDRKGRTMMRMFSAPVRSYEIALGNFLGSFMVGLIQIIVVLVLGRWVLHYDYEIPLYLYFLVLAAFMLVSMGIASTIAGLVRNPNNAGMLNMLILTPTCMLGGCFWPLAIMPDYMQKAANFVPQKWAIQAVDIAATGGGWNELWLPFAILGLMAAVLLAIGSAILRPSEAGISA; this is translated from the coding sequence ATGAATAATATCCTTACGATTGGCTTGAATATGGTTAAGCGAATTATCGGTTCCCGGAGGGGTATCCTTACTTTTATTATTCTGCCCAGTATTGTATTGGCAGGAGTGGTATCCGTTACTGGAAGTATGGGCGAGAACCCCGCGATTGTGCTATATACGAATATGGACAACGGTGCTGGCGGTAAACACCTTCTTGCTGAATTGGAGAGTACCGGTGATTATAAGCTCGTGCAGAAGACGGATGAAGCGGTTCTGAAGGAGAGTATCATTGGGCAGACGGGGGAGGCCGGGGTCATGATTCCGGCTGGATATACCTCGGAGCTGTTGGCCGGAAAACAGCCGCAAATTAGCTTATATGAGCTCAAAACGACAGAAACTTCGATAATGGTCAAAATGAAAACAAATGCGATTGCTGATGAGATGCTGAGTACCGCCACACTTATTCGGTCTGCTGATGGAGGTTCCACCGACCCTGAAGCACAGTTCGCCGCTATATTGGCAAAAACGGAGCAGCATAGTGTCGGCAGCATCCGAACAGATTATAATTTATATCCCCGAGAAGGCTTGGGTGTCGTAGTCGGGTTAACGTTAATGTTTCTGATGGGGCTGGTGACCAGTTCCGTATCGATCATTATGGATGACCGGAAAGGGCGCACTATGATGCGGATGTTCAGTGCTCCTGTGCGCTCCTACGAAATTGCTTTAGGTAATTTTCTGGGGAGCTTTATGGTAGGCCTGATTCAAATTATCGTAGTTCTTGTCTTAGGCCGTTGGGTGCTGCACTATGATTATGAAATACCGCTTTATCTTTATTTCCTGGTGCTTGCAGCATTTATGCTGGTGTCCATGGGGATTGCCAGCACCATAGCTGGGTTGGTCCGCAACCCCAATAATGCCGGAATGCTGAATATGTTGATCCTGACTCCGACCTGTATGCTGGGCGGCTGTTTCTGGCCGCTAGCCATCATGCCGGACTATATGCAGAAGGCCGCTAACTTTGTCCCGCAAAAATGGGCGATTCAGGCGGTTGATATCGCCGCAACCGGCGGAGGCTGGAACGAGCTGTGGCTGCCCTTCGCCATACTGGGTTTGATGGCCGCAGTACTGCTGGCAATCGGCTCTGCTATTCTTCGCCCAAGTGAGGCAGGAATAAGCGCGTAA
- a CDS encoding glycosyltransferase family 2 protein yields MNWIYWILGGLNVVMWGTIAIIFTGKAAQIGKLYQTEDKLKDEPPLISVVIAAKNEQKALERCVESLIKQTYTRLEIILVNDRSEDETANIMQRLSDMYPNVNGLDITELPDNWMGKSHALFQGSKRANGEWLLFTDADILFHPECLSKAVVYSQTHQLDHLTLIPEFQGPEVFSKWYGAFIFMSAASFGMLWKVKDPKASQSFGIGAFNLVKREVYEGIGTHEGFSYISTDDFTLGKLIKQAGYRQDVLFGTKMLGVWNWYESLPQLIGSVEKSVFRYPNALMTTTSSLLTMIYPWFGLFMGPPSARILCAISLLFVFWLYYVYSRHSGSGAWYGIAHPIIGMCLIIGGQRGAFRASTRGGMTWRGTTYDRRNLKS; encoded by the coding sequence ATGAACTGGATCTATTGGATTCTGGGCGGGTTGAATGTAGTCATGTGGGGAACGATTGCTATTATCTTTACAGGGAAGGCTGCCCAAATCGGCAAGCTATACCAAACAGAGGATAAGCTGAAGGATGAACCACCTTTGATCTCTGTAGTCATTGCCGCTAAGAATGAACAGAAAGCATTGGAGCGATGTGTTGAATCGTTGATCAAGCAGACCTATACCCGGCTTGAGATCATTCTGGTCAACGATCGTTCCGAAGATGAAACGGCGAATATTATGCAGCGGCTCTCAGATATGTACCCGAATGTGAATGGTCTGGATATTACGGAGCTGCCGGACAATTGGATGGGAAAGAGTCATGCCTTATTCCAAGGCAGCAAGAGGGCTAACGGTGAATGGTTGCTGTTTACGGATGCCGATATTCTTTTTCATCCAGAGTGTTTGAGTAAGGCTGTTGTGTATTCTCAAACGCATCAACTTGATCATCTAACTTTGATTCCCGAATTTCAGGGACCTGAAGTATTCTCCAAATGGTACGGGGCTTTTATCTTCATGAGCGCCGCTTCATTCGGTATGCTGTGGAAGGTCAAGGACCCGAAGGCTTCGCAATCTTTCGGGATTGGCGCTTTTAACTTGGTCAAGCGGGAGGTTTATGAAGGGATTGGCACACACGAGGGGTTCTCCTATATCTCTACAGATGATTTCACTCTAGGTAAGCTTATTAAACAGGCGGGTTACCGCCAGGATGTGCTATTCGGTACGAAAATGCTCGGCGTCTGGAACTGGTATGAGAGCTTGCCACAGCTTATTGGAAGTGTAGAGAAATCGGTATTTCGTTATCCGAACGCACTCATGACTACTACTTCCAGTCTACTGACCATGATTTATCCTTGGTTTGGCCTGTTCATGGGACCTCCTTCTGCAAGAATATTGTGTGCCATAAGTTTGTTATTTGTTTTCTGGCTTTATTATGTGTATTCACGGCATTCGGGCAGTGGTGCCTGGTACGGTATTGCTCACCCGATTATCGGAATGTGTCTGATCATTGGCGGTCAGCGCGGTGCCTTCCGCGCCTCCACTCGGGGTGGCATGACCTGGCGCGGAACAACGTATGACCGCAGAAATCTGAAATCTTAA
- a CDS encoding ABC transporter substrate-binding protein, with product MKTKTFKPYVAILLFVLLLSLLSGCGGGNNAENKESNAGKSTNEPTAQAEATAAPEDLSPLTLSFFAEDPNPNWNNMKDDISKVITEKTGVTLDAEFAVGDPQQKIALIAAGGEYPDIISAKGDIGKLVDAGAVIDLTDLIDKYAPNIKKVLGDNLARAKYTNEDQSIYSIPTWAAVNEKKFVAGGGFELQHRVLKEAGYPEIRTVQDYENVIKAYLEKHPTDENGNKNIGVSLNADDWHMYISVTNPAVATTGGSDDGEYFVNQDTHEAIYHFRRPEEKEYFRWLNHMNDIGLLDRESFVQKYDQYKAKVATGRVLGLIDQDWDYNDAQQALKTAGKFEQTYGHFPVTLSAEYKETSFWPTGFMGGYGISISSTNPDPVRTIKFLDYLASDEGQILNNWGIEGKHYTVENGKRTVPAAIQDRINNDNTAFTKESGIGFYWNMMVHYGDGAKDSTDNYYTKNFPEQLVLGYSDVEKETLAAYKATTWKDLFPKEEEFKEKAYGAAWNIAIPGEDEVSILGNKMKDITWKRIPEAILAKPTDFDKIWDAYMADLEKAGVKKMEAGYTKYVQDRVTLWTAK from the coding sequence ATGAAGACTAAGACATTCAAACCGTACGTTGCAATTCTTCTGTTCGTTCTACTTCTCAGCTTATTGTCTGGCTGCGGTGGTGGAAATAATGCAGAGAATAAAGAAAGCAATGCCGGAAAAAGTACCAATGAACCAACAGCACAGGCGGAAGCAACGGCTGCGCCTGAGGATTTATCTCCACTTACACTTTCCTTCTTCGCCGAAGACCCGAATCCAAATTGGAATAATATGAAGGATGACATCAGCAAAGTCATTACGGAGAAAACAGGCGTCACGTTGGATGCCGAATTCGCCGTAGGCGATCCACAGCAAAAGATTGCCTTGATTGCCGCTGGTGGCGAATATCCTGATATTATTTCCGCCAAAGGCGACATAGGGAAACTTGTGGATGCAGGTGCGGTAATCGACCTTACCGACCTTATTGATAAATATGCCCCAAATATCAAGAAGGTGCTTGGCGACAATCTGGCCCGGGCCAAATATACAAATGAAGACCAGTCCATCTATTCCATTCCTACCTGGGCTGCCGTAAATGAGAAGAAGTTCGTTGCTGGCGGGGGTTTCGAGCTGCAGCATCGTGTGCTTAAAGAAGCTGGATATCCAGAGATTCGTACCGTGCAAGATTATGAGAATGTGATTAAAGCCTATCTGGAGAAGCATCCTACCGATGAAAATGGAAACAAGAATATCGGCGTATCCTTAAATGCGGATGATTGGCATATGTACATCTCTGTTACTAACCCTGCGGTTGCGACTACAGGCGGATCTGATGATGGTGAATATTTCGTTAATCAGGACACGCATGAAGCTATATACCATTTCCGCCGTCCTGAAGAAAAAGAATACTTCCGTTGGCTCAACCATATGAACGATATTGGCCTACTCGATAGAGAAAGCTTTGTGCAAAAATACGATCAATACAAAGCAAAAGTAGCCACAGGCCGGGTACTTGGTCTGATTGACCAGGACTGGGATTACAATGATGCTCAGCAGGCTTTGAAGACAGCAGGCAAATTCGAGCAGACCTACGGCCACTTCCCTGTAACTCTGTCAGCAGAATATAAAGAAACAAGCTTCTGGCCAACCGGCTTCATGGGCGGCTATGGAATCTCCATTTCCAGCACGAATCCTGATCCTGTTCGCACTATTAAATTCTTAGATTACCTTGCTTCTGACGAGGGCCAGATTCTTAACAACTGGGGGATTGAAGGCAAACATTATACAGTGGAGAACGGTAAACGCACAGTGCCTGCAGCCATTCAGGATCGCATCAACAATGACAATACCGCCTTCACCAAGGAATCCGGAATCGGCTTCTACTGGAATATGATGGTGCATTATGGTGATGGAGCCAAAGATTCAACAGACAATTATTATACCAAGAATTTCCCTGAGCAATTGGTATTGGGCTATAGCGATGTTGAAAAAGAAACTCTTGCCGCTTACAAGGCAACTACTTGGAAGGACCTATTCCCGAAAGAAGAAGAATTCAAAGAAAAAGCTTACGGTGCGGCATGGAATATCGCGATTCCAGGCGAAGATGAAGTATCCATTTTGGGCAACAAAATGAAAGATATTACTTGGAAACGTATCCCGGAAGCCATCTTAGCCAAACCAACCGACTTTGATAAGATTTGGGATGCGTACATGGCTGATCTGGAAAAAGCAGGCGTGAAAAAAATGGAAGCGGGCTACACCAAATACGTACAGGATCGAGTTACGTTATGGACTGCTAAATAA
- a CDS encoding ABC transporter permease, whose protein sequence is MNTWTIMSYELRRLLRSRSMLLNMFLLPLVLIFLLGSSLSGVMGNGKDSTIAPVNVGIVSLSGEGLASSAIVASFLKTPEISKIIVPREVESRKVVESGLRSGKYGYAVVIPANFDSEVQSGGAAKLEYILGKDRTDNMVAGTVFDNFLSNINAKQAVALMLGPEALTAAATTSGDHALVTLGKLSEGGATYTASQFYAVSMMLMFLLYSGLTVTSSLFNEKENHTLFRINSMPVKGSQLFIGKMLGVGIVSIFQCVAIILLSHWFFGVDWGNRPGLLLLFCLIMIIASMTLSIIISLFSKNMAGARSVITVITVIMTFISGGMAPLPDSWVNSVGAYTLNHWAMQAILRMMLHSGLSEILPNLGVLSLICLVLFSAAFISYKKVGYHE, encoded by the coding sequence ATGAATACATGGACAATTATGAGCTATGAGCTGCGCAGGCTGCTCCGATCACGCTCGATGCTGCTGAATATGTTTCTGCTGCCGTTGGTATTAATCTTTCTGCTCGGTTCCTCGCTTTCAGGTGTCATGGGAAACGGTAAGGATTCTACTATAGCTCCAGTGAACGTAGGCATTGTCAGCCTATCTGGAGAGGGGCTCGCCAGCTCAGCAATAGTAGCAAGCTTTCTGAAGACACCGGAGATTTCGAAGATTATCGTTCCGCGGGAGGTAGAGAGTCGTAAGGTTGTGGAAAGCGGACTGCGCAGCGGGAAATATGGCTATGCCGTTGTCATTCCTGCTAACTTCGACAGCGAAGTGCAGAGCGGTGGGGCAGCAAAGCTTGAATATATTTTGGGCAAAGATCGTACGGACAATATGGTCGCCGGGACCGTATTTGATAATTTTTTGAGCAATATCAATGCTAAACAGGCCGTGGCGCTGATGCTTGGACCGGAAGCTTTAACGGCTGCGGCAACAACTTCTGGAGATCACGCGCTGGTTACACTAGGTAAGCTAAGTGAAGGAGGGGCGACGTATACGGCCTCGCAATTCTATGCGGTCTCGATGATGCTGATGTTTTTGCTGTATAGCGGGCTTACCGTAACTTCGTCTCTTTTTAACGAAAAAGAGAACCATACCCTCTTCCGAATCAACTCGATGCCGGTTAAAGGATCGCAGCTATTTATTGGAAAAATGCTCGGCGTAGGCATCGTTTCTATCTTCCAATGTGTTGCTATTATTCTCTTATCGCACTGGTTCTTCGGCGTGGATTGGGGCAATCGTCCTGGTCTGCTACTGCTGTTCTGTCTGATAATGATCATAGCCTCTATGACGTTATCCATCATTATTTCATTGTTTAGTAAAAATATGGCCGGTGCAAGAAGTGTAATCACAGTAATCACGGTAATCATGACCTTCATTAGTGGGGGGATGGCCCCGCTTCCAGATTCGTGGGTGAACTCTGTGGGAGCCTATACCTTGAATCATTGGGCAATGCAAGCCATTTTACGGATGATGCTCCATTCCGGACTGTCGGAGATTCTGCCAAATTTAGGGGTTCTGTCACTGATCTGTCTTGTGCTGTTCAGTGCGGCGTTTATCTCATACAAGAAGGTGGGTTATCATGAATAA
- a CDS encoding TetR/AcrR family transcriptional regulator: MNKRSYDSEQVRQEVLREAESLFSLKGYNATSIADISRASGYSKGHIYYHFKSKEELFVSLAQQTMRHWGERWYAQASGCATPAEKLYAIAEFVIHNYEQDLLRAGQELAALPNVQPTSVQALYGLAVTPIKAYREIIEEGMAIGTFKPGDGQKLSLLFGAWLGGLNAFSSTMDHESLRGLYRDTVSLFLQAVSV, translated from the coding sequence ATGAATAAGAGAAGCTATGACAGTGAGCAAGTCCGGCAAGAGGTGCTGAGGGAAGCTGAAAGCCTGTTCTCCCTGAAGGGATATAACGCCACATCGATAGCGGATATTTCCAGGGCATCAGGTTATAGCAAGGGACATATTTATTATCATTTTAAAAGTAAGGAGGAACTGTTCGTCTCGTTGGCCCAACAGACCATGCGGCATTGGGGAGAACGCTGGTATGCGCAGGCTTCAGGATGTGCAACTCCAGCGGAGAAGCTGTACGCCATCGCCGAATTTGTGATCCACAACTATGAGCAGGACCTGTTGAGAGCAGGACAAGAGCTGGCAGCACTTCCGAATGTTCAACCCACCTCCGTTCAGGCGCTGTATGGCCTGGCGGTCACTCCGATAAAGGCCTATCGGGAGATTATTGAAGAAGGAATGGCAATAGGGACATTCAAACCAGGAGATGGGCAGAAGCTAAGTCTGCTGTTTGGAGCCTGGTTAGGCGGGCTAAATGCTTTTTCGAGTACAATGGATCATGAATCGTTGAGAGGGCTGTACCGGGATACGGTTTCTTTGTTTTTACAGGCGGTCTCTGTTTAG